The Sphingobium sp. BYY-5 genome includes a window with the following:
- a CDS encoding TonB-dependent receptor: MTFKQNILGSSLLVLAYLAAAPAALAQETSTTPPPDQKRISASDAVPEIIVTAQFRSQKLQDTPLSITALNGEALEARGQTNISEVAAQTPNVTLAPQNGYLGPGIIAFIRGVGQSDPNFALEPGVGMYIDDVYLPTLTGSLLDLMDLDRVEILRGPQGTLAGRNSLGGSIKLYSVKPQGDGSGMLEATYGSYNRIDMRGYIDLKLADTLFLRVSGATKNRDGYVKRLDYAQTHPGSNVPTQATDADPVLGTLGGQSFVATKAALRWLPSEDIEVNVSADYTRQRDEAGASVLLFANKAGVFPGPNATGGPRPWLAGVNGNPVPLNCAFVAFGVNSCDTPPGGYNRRFINYGTFVDNATKDGQMAYKPLSLDPHSDLDNYGFAGTIDWTISDGLALKSVTAYRHYEADWSFAEGAPVQSSMFEQQQTNTQWSQELRLSGNALDRRLDYTVGGFYFDTKGKFTGRIDLNYAGIDFLHGPDPTPATNKALFANVSFKPVDALTLTGGIRSSWDTKDYRYVRHNPDGTEIQGPCQFFLGAPTAGPTGVGNSPNCLLFGLNGLEAHFKSQRTDWRVAADYRFSPEFMVYAQVSTGYRAGGVNPRPFYPSQVRPFSPETITAYEAGFKSDLFNRLLRLNVSAFFNDYKNIILTVFNCPTDAGAEGTPCLQPTNVGSADVKGFEIETTLRPMRNLSFDGSLSYLDFKYTSLGSANTGVTLDMVPPYTPKWKWNVGAQYDIPDVLGGGLSFRLDGSYQSHIYVDAINTDAAIVSTTDAGAGGGALPTLVATSRIDGYFLANARVTWRSDADGWSASLEVRNLTDKYYFTSMNTNFSSVGVLSGAPGLPRTWAVTVKKQF; this comes from the coding sequence ATGACGTTCAAGCAGAATATTCTTGGCTCCAGCCTACTCGTGCTGGCATATCTTGCTGCTGCGCCGGCAGCTTTGGCGCAGGAAACATCAACAACGCCACCGCCGGACCAGAAGCGCATTAGCGCGTCCGACGCCGTGCCCGAGATCATTGTGACGGCGCAATTCCGCTCACAGAAGCTTCAGGATACGCCGCTTTCTATCACCGCGCTCAATGGCGAGGCGCTCGAAGCCAGGGGACAGACCAACATTTCCGAAGTTGCGGCGCAGACGCCTAACGTCACGCTGGCGCCGCAGAACGGCTATCTAGGCCCCGGCATCATCGCCTTCATTCGTGGCGTGGGCCAGTCCGACCCGAACTTTGCGCTGGAACCGGGCGTGGGCATGTATATCGACGATGTCTATCTGCCAACACTGACCGGCTCGCTGCTGGACCTCATGGACCTGGACCGGGTCGAAATCCTGCGCGGCCCGCAGGGGACGCTGGCAGGGCGCAATTCGCTGGGCGGCTCGATCAAGCTTTATTCCGTCAAGCCTCAAGGCGATGGCAGCGGTATGTTGGAAGCCACCTATGGCAGCTATAACCGTATCGACATGCGCGGCTATATCGACCTGAAGCTAGCCGATACGCTGTTCCTGCGCGTGTCGGGCGCGACCAAGAATCGTGACGGCTATGTGAAACGTCTCGATTATGCGCAGACGCATCCTGGGTCGAACGTGCCCACCCAGGCCACCGATGCCGACCCGGTGCTCGGCACCTTGGGGGGGCAGAGCTTTGTCGCGACGAAAGCGGCGCTGCGGTGGCTGCCCAGTGAGGATATCGAGGTCAATGTGTCCGCCGACTATACACGGCAGCGGGACGAAGCGGGGGCAAGCGTATTGCTCTTCGCGAACAAGGCGGGTGTGTTTCCCGGACCCAATGCCACCGGCGGTCCCCGTCCCTGGCTGGCGGGCGTCAATGGCAATCCGGTGCCGCTCAATTGTGCCTTTGTCGCCTTTGGCGTGAATAGCTGCGACACACCTCCGGGCGGCTATAATCGGCGTTTCATCAATTATGGAACGTTCGTCGACAACGCGACGAAGGATGGTCAAATGGCCTATAAGCCGCTGTCGCTCGACCCGCATTCGGATCTCGACAATTATGGCTTCGCCGGCACGATCGACTGGACGATCAGCGATGGTCTCGCGCTCAAGTCCGTCACTGCCTATCGTCACTATGAAGCCGACTGGTCCTTTGCCGAAGGCGCCCCGGTCCAGTCGTCGATGTTCGAACAGCAGCAGACCAATACGCAGTGGAGCCAGGAACTGCGCCTAAGCGGCAACGCGCTCGATCGACGGCTCGACTATACGGTGGGTGGCTTCTATTTTGATACCAAGGGCAAGTTCACCGGTCGCATCGACCTCAACTATGCCGGCATCGATTTCCTCCACGGCCCCGACCCCACGCCCGCGACCAACAAGGCGTTGTTCGCCAATGTCAGCTTCAAGCCGGTCGATGCGCTCACGCTGACGGGAGGTATCCGTTCCTCCTGGGATACGAAGGATTATCGCTATGTTCGGCATAATCCGGATGGCACGGAAATCCAGGGTCCATGCCAGTTTTTCCTGGGAGCGCCGACTGCGGGACCGACCGGCGTGGGCAACTCGCCCAACTGCCTGCTCTTCGGTCTCAATGGTTTGGAAGCGCATTTCAAATCGCAGCGGACTGACTGGCGCGTTGCGGCCGATTATCGCTTCTCGCCCGAATTCATGGTCTATGCGCAGGTATCGACTGGCTATCGGGCTGGCGGCGTCAATCCCCGGCCTTTCTATCCCAGCCAGGTGCGCCCCTTCTCACCGGAAACGATCACCGCCTATGAAGCAGGCTTCAAGTCCGACCTGTTCAATCGCCTGTTGCGCCTCAACGTCTCTGCTTTCTTCAACGATTACAAGAATATCATCCTGACCGTATTCAACTGCCCGACCGATGCGGGGGCAGAGGGGACGCCCTGTCTTCAGCCAACCAATGTCGGGTCGGCGGATGTCAAGGGCTTCGAGATCGAGACCACGTTGCGGCCAATGCGAAATCTCAGCTTCGACGGGTCGCTCAGCTATCTCGACTTCAAATATACTTCGCTCGGCTCCGCCAATACCGGCGTCACGCTGGACATGGTGCCGCCCTACACGCCCAAGTGGAAATGGAATGTCGGCGCGCAATATGACATTCCCGATGTTCTGGGCGGCGGGCTTAGCTTCCGCCTCGACGGCAGTTACCAGTCTCACATCTATGTGGATGCGATCAATACCGACGCGGCGATTGTTTCCACAACCGATGCCGGTGCGGGCGGCGGTGCCTTGCCCACCCTGGTCGCGACCAGCCGGATCGATGGCTATTTCCTGGCCAATGCCCGTGTGACCTGGCGCAGTGACGCAGACGGTTGGAGCGCATCGCTTGAGGTGCGAAACTTGACCGACAAATATTATTTTACATCGATGAACACCAATTTCAGTTCGGTGGGCGTTTTGTCGGGCGCGCCGGGCTTGCCGCGCACCTGGGCGGTGACGGTCAAGAAGCAATTCTGA
- a CDS encoding S9 family peptidase, giving the protein MMRMIARFLLSAAMVGGFCGTPAIAQPKQVLTHETLWMMKRVGAPLISPDGKWVVYSLNEPSYEKDAAVSDLWIVPADGSTAPRRLTATKAAESDPAWAPDSRRLAFSTKREGDEVAQIYVLDLAGGDARRVTDVPTGAANPQWRPDGQAILFESQVYPGALDAAANKKAVDERKGRKFNMRVYEHFPIRYWNDWIDDRRPSLWVQPLTDGAVARDILSPTKLAQTDGFGGNAQGDGGTTLAPAWSPDGKEIVFIATTERWNAAHARVNSGLYHMPTGGGEPALLTPAAGEYDDPTFTPDGENLIFKFNAQGEEVYDLARLHRVAWPAGGPATPLTGKFDREVDGFAVTPDSRTLYLTVPDAGMENLYRLSAAGGEPELVIAPKTGGYTAITIPSKAKSATLIASYGSAVNPAEIVRINPGARQHTNLTNVNTALAATIDWTSPQHFWFTTSKGRRIHNMIVTPPAFDPAKKYPLMVLMHGGPASSNTDQIGLRWNYHLLASAGYVVLMTDYMGSTGYGEAFSRAIKLDPLRGPAEEINQAVDEAGKRYGFIDIGNACAGGASYGGHLANWMEATTTRYKCIVSHAGEVDLLTQWGTSDFNYGREIASGGPPWGDSKVWRDQSPITYAKDWKTPMLLTAGERDFRVPMSNTLETWSTLQRMQVPSRLLIFPDAWHWITKPEDSRQFYREVQGWLAHYLKDAPAVKGGPLNAPDAAKSGRE; this is encoded by the coding sequence ATGATGAGAATGATAGCGCGCTTCCTGCTTTCTGCGGCGATGGTTGGGGGATTTTGCGGTACGCCCGCTATTGCCCAACCCAAACAGGTTCTGACGCATGAAACGCTGTGGATGATGAAGCGTGTTGGCGCGCCGCTGATCAGTCCCGATGGCAAATGGGTCGTCTATTCGTTGAACGAGCCATCCTATGAGAAAGACGCTGCGGTCAGCGATCTGTGGATCGTACCGGCTGATGGATCAACCGCGCCACGCCGCCTGACCGCGACCAAAGCGGCCGAAAGCGATCCGGCCTGGGCGCCCGACAGCCGCCGGCTTGCCTTCTCGACCAAACGCGAGGGGGATGAGGTCGCGCAAATCTATGTCCTCGACCTTGCGGGCGGCGACGCCAGGCGTGTCACCGATGTGCCGACAGGCGCCGCCAATCCGCAATGGCGGCCGGACGGACAGGCGATTCTGTTCGAAAGCCAGGTTTATCCGGGTGCGTTGGACGCCGCCGCCAACAAGAAGGCGGTGGACGAGCGCAAGGGGCGCAAGTTCAACATGCGCGTCTACGAGCATTTTCCGATCCGCTATTGGAACGACTGGATCGACGACCGACGCCCCAGCTTGTGGGTTCAGCCACTCACCGATGGCGCGGTGGCGCGCGACATTCTCTCGCCCACGAAACTGGCGCAGACCGACGGGTTCGGTGGCAATGCTCAGGGCGACGGCGGTACGACCCTTGCCCCCGCCTGGAGTCCCGATGGCAAGGAAATCGTCTTCATCGCCACCACGGAACGCTGGAATGCGGCCCATGCGCGGGTCAATTCCGGACTATATCATATGCCTACCGGCGGCGGCGAGCCAGCCCTCCTCACTCCTGCGGCTGGTGAATATGACGACCCGACATTCACACCCGACGGCGAGAACCTGATCTTCAAGTTCAATGCTCAGGGCGAGGAAGTTTACGATCTGGCGCGCCTGCATCGCGTCGCCTGGCCTGCGGGCGGCCCCGCAACGCCGCTGACGGGCAAATTCGACCGCGAGGTGGACGGCTTTGCCGTGACCCCCGACAGTCGCACCCTCTATCTGACCGTGCCAGATGCAGGCATGGAAAATCTCTATCGACTATCGGCCGCAGGCGGCGAACCCGAATTGGTCATCGCGCCCAAGACCGGCGGCTATACCGCGATCACCATCCCGTCCAAGGCCAAGTCCGCCACCTTGATCGCCAGCTACGGCAGCGCGGTGAACCCGGCGGAGATTGTCCGGATCAATCCCGGCGCCAGGCAGCACACCAACCTCACCAACGTCAACACGGCCCTGGCAGCGACGATCGACTGGACAAGTCCCCAGCATTTCTGGTTCACCACCAGCAAGGGCCGCCGCATCCACAATATGATCGTGACGCCGCCTGCCTTCGATCCCGCGAAGAAATATCCGCTGATGGTGCTGATGCACGGCGGGCCGGCATCCTCCAACACCGACCAGATCGGCCTGCGATGGAATTATCACCTGCTCGCCAGCGCGGGTTATGTGGTGCTGATGACCGACTATATGGGGTCGACCGGCTATGGCGAGGCCTTCTCCCGCGCGATCAAGCTTGATCCGTTGCGCGGCCCTGCCGAAGAGATCAACCAGGCTGTTGACGAGGCGGGCAAGCGCTACGGCTTTATCGACATTGGCAATGCCTGCGCCGGCGGCGCGAGCTATGGCGGTCATCTTGCCAACTGGATGGAAGCAACCACGACCCGCTACAAATGCATCGTCAGCCATGCGGGCGAAGTCGACTTGCTGACCCAATGGGGCACCAGCGACTTCAATTATGGCCGCGAGATTGCGAGCGGCGGTCCTCCCTGGGGTGACAGCAAGGTGTGGCGCGACCAGAGTCCGATCACCTATGCCAAGGACTGGAAGACGCCAATGCTGCTGACGGCGGGCGAGCGCGATTTCCGCGTACCGATGTCCAACACACTGGAAACCTGGTCTACGTTGCAGCGGATGCAGGTGCCCAGCCGGTTGCTGATCTTCCCCGATGCCTGGCACTGGATCACCAAGCCGGAGGACAGCCGCCAATTCTATCGGGAAGTGCAGGGCTGGCTGGCCCATTATCTCAAGGACGCTCCGGCTGTGAAGGGCGGCCCGCTCAATGCACCGGATGCTGCAAAGAGTGGACGCGAATAA
- a CDS encoding serine hydrolase: MTRGYPVRFLAALFLTTTAASGPTADRADIPPDPVVQMREHWLDADISAFNFRHSADMFETRSVPHGDAVRALPEGVGLLPPAYRQGGVTRSYDDWARRTYTNALIVLRDGKVIFEDYRNRSQPSDRFISFSMAKSITSLLIGIALDRGLIASLDDPAGKYVPELRKGAYGDVTIRQLLQMRSGVDYEERYDFGEKPSVAALIHRHAIVLNQERFADRAVGITRAARPGSRFNYATLDTAVLGWILERATGQSLAAFTAANLWQPAGMETDAFWIADGPEGVGRELSGMGFNATLRDYARLGQLMLDDGMRESKPVLPRGWIKQATSMIRFDQPTPGGGLGYGFQFWQLDDQPGAYTALGLAGQFIYVHPKSRTVIVKLSHYPLPEPSHVMAETLAYFHQLTAP; the protein is encoded by the coding sequence ATGACCAGAGGCTATCCCGTGCGCTTTCTTGCCGCGCTCTTCCTCACCACGACCGCCGCATCCGGCCCCACCGCTGACCGGGCCGACATTCCGCCCGATCCGGTCGTCCAGATGCGGGAGCATTGGCTGGACGCGGATATCAGCGCCTTCAATTTCCGCCACTCTGCGGACATGTTCGAAACCCGATCCGTGCCGCATGGCGATGCGGTACGGGCTCTGCCCGAAGGCGTTGGACTACTCCCTCCCGCCTATCGGCAAGGCGGCGTCACCCGCAGCTATGACGATTGGGCGCGCCGGACTTATACCAACGCGCTCATCGTCCTGCGGGACGGCAAGGTCATTTTCGAGGATTATCGCAACCGGTCCCAACCGTCCGATCGGTTCATTTCCTTCTCCATGGCGAAGTCGATCACGTCGCTGCTGATCGGGATCGCGCTTGATAGGGGCTTGATCGCCTCGCTGGACGACCCCGCAGGCAAATATGTCCCCGAACTACGCAAGGGGGCGTATGGCGATGTGACGATCCGGCAATTGCTCCAGATGCGGTCCGGAGTCGACTATGAGGAGCGTTATGATTTCGGCGAGAAGCCGAGCGTCGCCGCGCTCATTCATCGGCATGCCATTGTGCTCAACCAGGAACGTTTCGCCGATCGCGCCGTGGGCATTACGCGCGCGGCCAGGCCGGGCAGCCGGTTCAACTATGCGACGCTCGACACCGCGGTGCTTGGCTGGATATTGGAACGGGCGACGGGCCAGTCGCTCGCAGCGTTTACCGCCGCCAATCTATGGCAACCGGCCGGCATGGAAACAGATGCATTCTGGATCGCCGATGGGCCGGAGGGGGTGGGCCGCGAATTGTCCGGTATGGGTTTCAACGCTACTTTGCGGGACTATGCCCGATTAGGACAGTTGATGCTGGACGATGGTATGCGCGAGAGTAAGCCTGTCCTACCGCGCGGCTGGATCAAGCAGGCGACCAGCATGATCCGCTTCGATCAGCCAACGCCTGGAGGAGGCCTGGGCTATGGCTTTCAGTTCTGGCAACTGGATGACCAACCCGGCGCCTATACGGCGCTAGGCCTTGCCGGGCAGTTCATTTATGTCCACCCGAAAAGCCGCACGGTCATCGTGAAGCTCAGCCATTACCCCCTTCCCGAACCGTCGCATGTCATGGCCGAGACGCTGGCCTATTTCCACCAGCTAACCGCTCCCTAA
- a CDS encoding Gfo/Idh/MocA family oxidoreductase yields MGRRVLRLGMAGGGEGAFIGAIHRAAAALDGEWRLVAGAFSSDSERNRRSGEGLGVDAARTYASFDAMLAGENALPPEERIDAVTIVTPNHLHTPMSIAALEAGFHVFCEKPMALNLAEGRAIAAAVRGTGRHYGLAFTYSGYPLVEEARARVARGDLGAIRLVQVEYSQGWLSRAIDRDGNKQAEWRTDPARAGLGGCLGDIGTHAFQLAEHVSGLRVDHLCADLTTHVEGRRLDDDVSVLLRFGGGARGVLRASQVAAGDENGLKLRVHGEHGGLEWAQMEPNTLTLRWLDRPAEIVRAGGPGLADTVAVRMRTPAGHPEGYIEAFANLYRAFASRLRDSAATGASAPGSADWFPSIEEGVRNMAFVETVISNAGSDNKWSQLLVD; encoded by the coding sequence ATGGGAAGAAGGGTGCTGCGTTTGGGCATGGCGGGCGGCGGAGAGGGGGCTTTCATTGGCGCCATTCATCGCGCTGCGGCCGCGCTGGACGGCGAATGGCGGTTGGTGGCAGGCGCATTCAGCAGTGATTCTGAGCGCAATCGCCGGTCGGGCGAGGGCCTGGGGGTTGATGCTGCCCGGACCTATGCATCATTTGATGCCATGCTGGCGGGTGAGAATGCGCTTCCTCCGGAAGAACGCATCGATGCAGTGACTATCGTCACGCCGAATCATCTCCACACGCCCATGTCGATCGCCGCGCTGGAAGCTGGGTTCCACGTCTTCTGCGAGAAGCCGATGGCGCTCAACCTTGCGGAAGGGCGTGCCATCGCCGCAGCCGTGCGCGGCACAGGCCGTCATTATGGGCTTGCCTTCACCTATAGTGGTTATCCCTTGGTGGAAGAAGCCCGCGCCAGAGTGGCTCGTGGCGACCTGGGCGCTATCCGCCTTGTCCAGGTGGAATATTCCCAGGGCTGGCTTAGCCGGGCGATCGACCGCGACGGGAACAAGCAGGCCGAATGGCGCACCGATCCCGCGCGCGCCGGGCTGGGTGGCTGCCTGGGTGACATCGGCACGCATGCCTTCCAGCTTGCGGAACATGTGTCGGGATTGCGGGTGGATCATTTATGCGCGGACCTTACGACCCATGTCGAAGGGCGGCGACTGGACGATGACGTCAGCGTACTTCTGCGCTTTGGCGGCGGCGCGCGCGGCGTTTTGAGAGCGTCGCAGGTGGCTGCGGGCGACGAGAACGGGCTGAAGCTGCGCGTGCATGGCGAGCATGGCGGGCTGGAATGGGCGCAAATGGAACCGAACACATTGACGCTGCGCTGGTTGGATCGCCCCGCTGAGATAGTCCGCGCGGGCGGCCCGGGCCTTGCAGACACGGTGGCCGTACGAATGCGTACTCCCGCCGGCCATCCTGAAGGTTATATCGAGGCGTTTGCCAATTTGTACCGGGCTTTCGCATCGCGATTGCGGGACAGCGCGGCGACGGGGGCTTCGGCGCCGGGAAGCGCCGATTGGTTCCCTTCCATAGAGGAGGGAGTAAGAAACATGGCCTTCGTCGAAACCGTCATCTCAAACGCGGGAAGCGATAATAAATGGTCCCAGCTACTGGTGGATTGA